A region from the Ammospiza nelsoni isolate bAmmNel1 chromosome 1, bAmmNel1.pri, whole genome shotgun sequence genome encodes:
- the KCNH2 gene encoding LOW QUALITY PROTEIN: potassium voltage-gated channel subfamily H member 2 (The sequence of the model RefSeq protein was modified relative to this genomic sequence to represent the inferred CDS: deleted 1 base in 1 codon) produces the protein MPVRRGHVAPQNTFLDTIIRKFEGQSRKFIIGNARVENCAVIYCNEGFCRLCGYSRAEVMQQPSTCDFLHGPRTQRRAAAQIAQALLGAEERKVEICFYRKDGSSFPCLVDVVPVKNEDGTVIMFILNFEAVREPEPGEAPTPSTNHWVTPAPWGPAGRSRSLRLKLLALTGSRQSLPPEPPDVVVVDPGLTDPLAPEPGPPASDSGPEDASSSLEAGDRAEDEAALMGDPEPPVPQLSPRAERLALAFANHSLARSRSRERRSRESLRSLRRASSVDDIEAMKGDGDKRCHSRHASASAGTGLHRGSSTGAVAAVRSALLNSTSDSDLARFRAIGRIPQITLNFMDLQPGGLLAPPPAPRPIIAPTKLRDRTHNVTEKVTQVLSLGADVLPEYKLQAPRIHRWTILHYSPFKAVWDWLILLLVIYTAIFTPYSAAFLLSDSEEAQRHHCGYSCSPLNVVDLIVDIMFIIDILINFRTTYVNSNEEVVSHPAKIAIHYFKGWFLIDMVAAIPFDLLIFGSGSEETTTLIGLLKTARLLRLVRVARKLDRYSEYGAAVLFLLMCTFALIAHWLACIWYAIGNVEGQRTGWLHALGQQIGKPLNGSFGPSIKDKYVTALYFTFSSLTSVGFGNVSPNTNSEKIFSICVMLIGSLMYASIFGNVSAIIQRLYSGTARYHTQMLRVREFIRFHQIPNPLRQRLEEYFQHAWSYTNGIDMNAVLKGFPECLQADICLHLNRSLLQNCAPFRGATKGCLRALAMKFKTTHAPPGDTLVHAGDVLTALYFISRGSIEILRGDVVVAILGKNDTFGEPLHLHARPGKSRADVRALTYCDLHKILREDLLEVLDMYPEFSDRFWGTLEITFNLRDTNMIPGSPGSDELDGGFSRLRRRKLSFRRRPEKDAASPGESRAPRGDGQAPGAPPGPAEWDPPPSPSSCGSSDEEEPPAPPPGATALSPFRSAPPAPPEPEERGGSDVCNPLSGAFSGVSNIFSFWGDTRGRQYQELPRCSHGGPPNPTPTLTRRQRSDLESRLDLLQKQLNRLESRLSSDISSIVHLLQRQVLVPPAYSAVTSPHQPPPGPLPPTLPITPIRPLAQVPRPPRAPEPPDVVLLLEPPPPRRRSLPGALPPPAGTPPGTPPLQRHCSDPGS, from the exons ATGCCGGTGCGGCGGGGGCACGTCGCCCCCCAGAACACCTTCCTGGACACCATCATCCGCAAGTTCGAGGGGCAGA gccgCAAGTTCATCATCGGGAACGCGCGAGTGGAGAACTGCGCCGTGATCTACTGCAACGAGGGCTTCTGCCGGCTCTGCGGGTACTCGCGGGCCGAGGTgatgcagcagcccagcacctgCGACTTCCTGCACGGGCCCCGCACGCagcgccgcgccgccgcccaGATCGCACAGGCGCTGCTGGGCGCCGAGGAGCGCAAGGTGGAGATCTGCTTCTACCGCAAGGATG GCAGCTCCTTCCCGTGCCTGGTGGACGTGGTGCCGGTGAAGAACGAGGATGGCACCGTCATCATGTTCATCCTCAACTTCGAGGCCGTGAGGGAGCCTGAGCCCGGGGAGGCCCCGACCCCCAGCACCAACCACTGGGTCACCCCGGCCCCCTGGGGGCCTGCAG gtCGCAGCCGCTCCCTGCGGCTGAAGCTGCTGGCGCTCACGGGCAGCCGCCAGTCGCtgccccccgagcccccggACGTGGTGGTCGTGGACCCGGGGCTCACGGACCCGCTGGCCCCGGAGCCCGGCCCGCCCGCCAGCGACTCGGGCCCCGAGGACGCCTCCTCGTCGCTGGAGGCCGGGGACCGCGCCGAGGACGAGGCGGCGCTGATGGGGGACCCCGAGCCGCCGGTGCCGCAGCTGTCCCCGCGGGCCGAGCGCCTGGCGCTGGCCTTCGCCAACCACAGCCTGGcccggagccgctcccgggaGCGCCGGTCCCGAGAGAGCCTCCGCAGCCTCCGCCGGGCCTCCTCCGTCGATGACATCGAGGCCATGAAGGGCGACGGGGACAAGCGCTGCCACAGCCGCCACGCCAGCGCCAGCGCCGGCACCGGCCTGCACCGCGGCTCCAGCACCG GCGCCGTGGCCGCCGTGCGCAGCGCGCTGCTCAACTCCACGTCGGACTCGGACCTGGCGCGGTTCCGGGCCATCGGCCGCATCCCGCAGATCACCCTCAACTTCATGGACCTGCAGCCGGGGGGGCTCCTGGCACCGCCCCCCGCCCCCCGGCCCATCATCGCCCCCACCAAGCTGCGCGACCGCACCCACAATGTCACCGAGAAGGTCACTCAG GTGCTGTCCCTGGGCGCCGATGTGCTCCCCGAGTACAAGCTGCAGGCGCCGCGCATCCACCGCTGGACCATCCTGCACTACAGCCCCTTCAAGGCCGTGTGGGACTGGCTGATCCTGCTGCTGGTCATCTACACGGCCATCTTCACGCCCTACTCGGCCGCCTTCCTGCTCAGCGACTCGGAGGAGGCGCAGCGGCACCACTGCGGCTACTCGTGCAGCCCGCTCAACGTGGTGGACCTCATCGTGGACATCATGTTCATCATCGACATCCTCATCAACTTCCGCACCACCTACGTCAACTCCAACGAGGAGGTGGTCAGCCACCCCGCCAAGATCGCCATCCACTACTTCAAGGGCTGGTTCCTCATCGACATGGTGGCCGCCATCCCCTTCGACCTGCTCATCTTCGGCTCCGGCTCCGAGGAg ACCACGACGCTGATCGGGCTGCTGAAGACGGCGCGGCTGCTGCGGCTGGTGCGGGTGGCCAGGAAGCTGGACCGCTACTCCGAGTACGGCGCGGCCGTGCTGTTCCTGCTGATGTGCACCTTCGCGCTGATCGCGCACTGGCTGGCCTGCATCTGGTACGCCATCGGCAACGTGGAGGGGCAGCGCACGGGCTGGCTGCACGCGCTGGGCCAGCAGATCGGCAAGCCCCTCAACGGCAGCTTCGGGCCCTCCATCAAGGACAAGTACGTCACGGCGCTCTACTTCACCTTCAGCAGCCTCACCAGCGTGGGCTTCGGCAACGTGTCCCCCAACACCAACTCCGAGAAGATCTTCTCCATCTGCGTCATGCTCATCGGAT CGCTGATGTACGCCAGCATCTTCGGGAACGTGTCGGCCATCATCCAGCGGCTGTACTCGGGCACGGCGCGCTACCACACGCAGATGCTGCGCGTGCGCGAGTTCATCCGCTTCCACCAGATCCCCAACCCGCTGCGCCAGCGCCTCGAGGAGTACTTCCAGCACGCCTGGTCCTACACCAACGGCATCGACATGAACGCG GTGCTGAAGGGCTTCCCCGAGTGCCTGCAGGCCGACATCTGCCTGCACCTGAACCGCAGCCTGCTGCAGAACTGCGCCCCGTTCCGCGGCGCCACCAAGGGCTGCCTGCGCGCCCTCGCCATGAAGTTCAAGACCACCCACGCGCCCCCCGGGGACACGCTGGTGCACGCCGGGGACGTGCTCACCGCGCTCTACTTCATCTCCCGCGGCTCCATCGAGATCCTGCGCGGCGACGTCGTGGTCGCCATCCTGG GTAAGAACGACACCTTCGGGGAGCCGCTGCACCTGCACGCCCGGCCCGGGAAGTCGCGGGCGGACGTGCGCGCTCTCACCTACTGCGACCTGCACAAGATCCTGCGCGAGGACCTGCTCGAGGTGCTCGACATGTACCCCGAGTTCTCCGACCGCTTCTGGGGCACCCTCGAGATCACCTTCAACCTGCGCGAC ACCAACATGATCcccggctccccgggcagcgaCGAGCTGGACGGCGGCTTCTCCCGGCTGCGGCGCCGCAAGCTCTCCTTCCGCCGGCGCCCCGAGAAAG ACGCCGCCAGCCCCGGCGAGTCCCGGGCGCCGCGCGGGGACGGCCAAGCGCCCGGAGcgccccccggcccggccgagtgggac cccccccccagcccctccagctgcGGCTCCAGCGACGAGGAGGAGCCGCCCGCGCCCCCCCCGGGCGCCACCGCGCTGTCCCCGTTCCGCAGCgccccccccgcgccccccgagCCCGAGGAGCGCGGCGGCAGCGACGTGTGCAACCCGCTCTCAG GCGCCTTCTCGGGGGTCTCCAACATCTTCAGTTTTTGGGGTGACACCCGGGGCCGCCAGTACCAGGAGCTGCCCCGCTGTTCCCACGGgggccccccaaaccccaccccGACCCTGACCCGCCGCCAGCGCTCCGACCTGGAATCCCGCTTGGACCTGCTCCAGAAACAGCTCAACAG GCTGGAGTCGCGGCTGAGCTCGGACATCTCGTCCATCGTGCACCTGCTGCAGCGCCAGGTGCTGGTGCCCCCCGCCTACAGCGCCGTGACCTCGCCGCACCAGCCCCCCCCGGGGCCGCTGCCCCCCACCCTGCCCATCACCCCCATCCGCCCGCTCGCTCAG GTCCCGCGCCCCCCGCGCGCCCCGGAGCCCCCGGacgtggtgctgctgctggagccgcccccgccgcggcgCCGCTCCCTGCCCGGGGCGCTGCCCCCGCCCGCGGGGACCCCCCCGGGCACGCCCCCGCTGCAGAGACACTGCTCCGACCCCGGCAGCTAA